The following is a genomic window from Nymphaea colorata isolate Beijing-Zhang1983 chromosome 3, ASM883128v2, whole genome shotgun sequence.
TGGGTTGCATAATTTTGTgttgtcaatatgcatcacGCCTGTTTTGTAatgaaacaataaataaaaataaaaattaaagttaaccttatatacttgttaaagaTCGATAGAGCTCTCTGGCTATATTAGATCAGTTTTCTCATAAAGCAAAGCTTGTAAAAAGCGTGGAACTTGAGTTACACTCATTGGCTACGAATTTTTGTATAGAGGTATTCATGCAATTTTACGCAATGTCTATGTTTAAGAGGAGGCGGTTTCTTGCATTCATTGATGCTTCTCTGATAATGAAAAGTTTTGTCTTTGAACGACGTGAAATCTTTgtgtcttcttttttatttcgtTCTCCGGTTTCTTTTGATGtgataaagaagagagagaaggccTTGTTCCTAACATATATTTGAATGTTGAAGATCGGCGGACAAGTAAGTAGGAGAACATTGTCACATAAGAGTTGCCAGGCTTAAAGCTAAAGGAAGGGAAAGCTTTTGGAGAAAATGTGGTAGAACTGCACCAAGTATGGGCATCGGGTTGGGTACTCGGTTCAACTCGAGTTCAAAAAAATGGCATTAGGTCAGCCCGATTAAACCCAGTTGGATTCgataagatttttttcaatactaattttattgatatatatatatatatacatatatgtatatatattataattaattatatttatatattattttatattaaatatatatatatctaattttAGTCTAGCTGAGCCAATCTTGGGCTCGGGTTTTAAGTGTCGGTCTGATCTCGGGTTTTAGGTGTTGGCTCGAACTAAACCCGACTCCTTTTATCTAGTGGGGCCTGAATTCGATGCAAAGGACATGTGGTTGTTgaagaaagtaaaaagaaaaagctgaTCATCAAGTTGGGGCGCCCATATAAACCCATATAAAGTGGATTGTAGTTGAATAAGCAGACCATAATTGATTGCATGTTTGGTATAGCATAAAATGCTGACCGCAAGCCAGCCACGGAGTAAATGTCAGAAGGTTTGGTGTAGGTGCGGACCTACACTTTTCGTAGTGGAGTAAATGGGGATCCGATTATTTAGTGTGCTGGGAGCGTTGGACGTCCTCCCAACCCAGCTGGCCAGCCATTATGTGATGCCCCATCTACGTCACGCCACCCACCAGTCGTAGCGTTGCACATAACCAGCCACCCATAGAGTGTCTTGTCAGAAGTAAGCATttcttcatatttaattttaatgaagcctctctctctctctctttctacggATTCTCCTTGTCTCCTTTGCTTTACATTTCTTCGAGAAAGGTTTCCGTAGTGTCGCCAATTCAGTGATGTAAATAAAATTAACGTAGACACATCTATTGTCACGAGTGGACTTTTTGAAACTTTATTTGACTCGTGGGGTGTTGAAGGTTGCTCGAAGCCTTCGGCTAGCCTGACTCACTGTTTAAGATAGCGAAaacattcatttattttctgaGACTTTGGACTAGACGAGAAGTGTTACGCACCCAGCACACCATTACCCAAGTTTATTCCATTGTAAACCATCGGCAAGCCATAGTCATAAAGCCCTGTCAGAACATCGCTATTCCTCCAAGTGCTTATTTACTTCCATACGAAATCTAAATGGGGGTAAACTTATCTTGAGAGAAAGACTCCAGTTGAaaccagttgacgactatataaGTAAGACAACCGACCAtcgtcctactcgacgatgagcattcacttgctcatcCCCACGTGACTCTATGCGGATGTGGACGTAGCATATGCGTTCAGTGGGAGATTGCCCCTAACCTATGTGCACCCCCTTGCACATCCAAACGTTGCCCATGGGAAACCCATTTGATTTTCCAACGACAAACAAACTTGTAATGATTATGATGCATTTATATGCTTCGTCACTTCACCACTGCACTGCACTTCTACGTGCATTATTTTTTGCTTGACTTTTGAATTCTATATGCTTTCCAAACAATGCTTAAGTTGCGACACCCAACCTTGACTTACTTAAGGATAAGTGTTTTAGCCATTGAAGCATACTTGAAGATTCCAACTGAGCAGTCAACCAACCAGGATGGGACTACCCTTTTTAactttaaattcaaaaaaaaaaaggtacaacttcttaattatttttatttttaatgacagccattgaaaaaattatgagaCGGGGCAAGGGCAAAAGTAAAGCTTGCCAATATTACCTTCCACAACTAAAATTAAAAGTTAATAAAACTAGGAAAACGATCGCTCTGCTTGGTCTTCTGATTTTGATAACAACATCACGAACAGTCGAACACAAGCATAAAGATTAAACAcaggaaattaagaaaaagcACGACACACGCGGATCTGTCGGTAGCATGGTACTGGTTCGGAGTCGGATTCTGAAAACCGATTCACATTACCGAGCCATTAGGTCCCGCCCCCCTCAAAATCTGCAGCAAGGCTTTGAGGTTCTCAATCGAGCTTCCACCGGGCGCCATAGCATCCTGTGCCTTGCTCTTCCAGTAACCCACTTTCTCCCTCATCGCCTTCCCTTCCCCTTCATGCAGCAGCAGCCGAATCGCCTCTTCCACTGATTCCTTGGTGCACGTCCCGCCCCTCAGCCGCAGCCCCGTCCCCAGAACACGCTCCACCAGGCGGGAGTTCACATGATTATCGGCCCACGCCGACCGGCAAATCATGGGCACCCCGTCCACCAAGTTCTCCAGCAGCGAGTTGTAGCCTACATGAAAGAAGAACACCGCGGTGGAGGCATGCCGGATAACCAGCGGCTGCGGCGCCCACGGCACCAAAAGCCCCCGACCTTTCACCCGGTCCACGAAGCCGGCCGGCAGGTCAGCTTGCCGCTCCGGCTTCAACGACCAAAGGAACGGCTGCCCGGAGGACTCTAGGCCCTCCGCTAAGCCCACGAGCTCGTGCTTCGGAAGTAAGAGATCAACTACTGTGCCGAAACAGACGTAGATGACAGAGTTGGGTTGGTGGGAGTTGAGGAAGGGAAGGCAGCCATGGTGGTCATCAGCTGTTTCCGTCTGGCGGTACAGTGGGCCGACGAAGAGGCAGGCCGGGACCTTGTTCCGGATGGCCGGGAGGGAGAAGGACTCGAAGGCGTCGAACGTGTTGACGATGATGGCTGAGGAGCGCGGCGCTGTGCGAGCCACATCTTCGAGAAGAAGGGAGAATGGGGAGTCTAGGCGGCCGGAGACGACGCCTTCTGGTAGATCCTGGAGTGTTAGGAAAGGAAGGCCGGGGATGCAGTCGACGGCAACATCTCCGTCGCTCTCTGGTTTCACTGTCGTTGTACTAAACACAATTAAATGTTACCGAGCATCGACCGAATCATTTATGAAGACTTTGGCGGAATCAAATAAGAAAGCCAGCAAGATATAATGATCAAGGGTGAGGACGTTTTTTGCTTGCTAACAATCTCACATTAGCTTTTAACTTTGAATCCCAATAATTTTCCGTACAAGTGCTTCTATGCTTGTGTTATTAGCTTCATTAACAATGTGTCTtcactttttactttttcaagtTCATGCATCACTTTTACTTAATTAACCGAATCACAAGTCCATTTTTTTAGGTCATAAACTATTAGAGCAACTAGCAAAAACTATCATACATGAAAAAGACAAACACCTTTATTTATTCATGGCTTTTGAATAATTCTAGATAACGGAAAGATGGGTTTACTGTCGGGAACTaagctataaaaaaaatttactgcTGTATAAGAAAGGGGTAGTCTGAATAGTTTATAACCTTAATTTATATATAACGGGTTGCTAACTAACGGCCAAGAAAGAAGGTGGCTTGCAAATgtctaaaatatattttgagagagagagagagagatggacgtACATCCACGTGCATCAGTCGTATCCCTGATAAGGTGAGTATAGAGATGGACGGAGAGGCTGGACGCTCCGGCCGTCCAAAAGGAGATCCGGGGCACACCCAACTCGTCGGCCAGGTCCTGCGTAAGGGGTAGGAAGCAGTCGCTGATCAGGCAGGAAACGGTGGGCACGGCCGCCAGAGCCTGACGGAGGCCGTCGGGGGCCGACCTCATGAAGAGCTGGACGGGCTCCTCGGGACGTTGCGGTGAAAACGCAAAGCCCTCCGGCAGCCCATCAGGGACGGCGTGGAAGGAGAGGTTGGCGATGTCCTTGCAGGCTGCGATCTGCTCGGACATGGAAGCCATGGAGGCAGAagtggtgaagaaggagaagcgGACGTCGTGAGCCATGCCTGCGAGCTTCTGCGCGAGTATTAGCATGGGAGTCCCATGAGATGTGAAGGGGAAGGCCAGCAGGGCAACATGGGGAACCTGCACTTGCAAACTTCTCATCTCTTCgtctttcttcttattcttcaaCTCAAGCAAAATGGGCAGCGTTATATTTGTAGAGAGGAGACGTGGTGATTAAATCCCACGACAGCCTGGGGAACAGTCACAGTCAGCCATTGTGTTGGTGAGATGAACGGCCGAGGAACCTGGATCTGACAAATAGACGTCGTCCTCCCTGTAGGAAGGTTGTTGCCTCCAGAAGCCATGGTCCCACCGtggcaaataaaaaaaaaaaattttatattaaaaaaatataattttttaagtacgtaatgtaattttttagagttgaattcaatttggttCTACCAAATCTAAAGGCTGAACTGTCGGCTCGTTCCTAAGAAAAATTCTGGTCCGCTCCTACAATGCTTTTCCTGTTCCACCTACTCATTCTCGGTCATGTTCATTAGGAAAGGGTCACGCATTCTCCCTCCTTCTCAGTTtctcttctctcccttcttctcattttctcttctctcagCCTCTCGGCCGTAGCAGCAAAACTCGTCTGCATCTGAGGACAGACAGCTTTGGCGGCAAATCTCTCGTCTGCACTGAAGCAATGCTAAGACGCCGCTGAGGACAGACAGCTTCGTCCACTCTATTATAATGATAAACTCATTATTTTCTATTTACCACTAACACTTCACCATTCACGTGGACCATAAAGGACCGTTGCTAAATGGTTTACCAGCGCTCCCGACACGTCCACTGATGGGAGTTGCGTCACACATTAATTGGCACACTTCTTTTCCCTAGCATTAGTGACGAAGTCCTTTcttccctcaagattcattaaCATTGTTTATTGCCATTTGCATTAATTGGCACACCTCACAAACATTAGTGCACACATAAATAACATTGTTTATTGCCATTTACACCCAATCAAACTCAAGTTATTTTAACGGCTGCTCAGATGTACTCATTGGGTAGCGTATAGTAGTGGATTTTACCATTCTAACAAGAACACTCCAAGGGAAGTGTGCCTGATAGCCAGCAACGGTGGAAACGAGAACTGCGTACAACCAAGAGGCGCCATTTTCAAACGTACTAAACCCCACGATGAAGCTCTAAAGGAAGGCAAAAGCTTTGACCCGGCCAAGTGCCAACCCTTCACAAGCAAAAGGTATTTCGTTTATTTTTTGGGGAAGTTTCTCTTTGAACTACATTTTAAcgttaatttcaaaaaataacttaatatttttcaaaataaaagccATTGAAAAAGACTATTAAATAAAAGCTAATTAAAGTGAATGACGGACAGGAAAAAAGTACAGCTTCGCTTCCCTTTGAATATTAATTTCCACAACCAAATTACACGATAACAATAATAAGAAAATGGTCTCTCTCATTGGTCTTGTGTAATAATGACTAGGTTAACGTGTTAGTTTTCAAGCATGGGCCGTCTTTAGTTTCTCCTAAAAAACTTAATAAGTTTAAGCTCTTGTTAAAATCCATTGGTTGATCATCTAGTGGAGTACATCTATGATATTAAGTACAACAAGCATCAATGGGTCCTAATGCATTTAATGTACTAAGGTTTTTAGGGACAAAAATAAggttttcaattgttttttgtGTAACATCCAACAAATTTAGTCGAAAATTGTGAGGAATCTttaagggtttataaaggggttGTTACTAGATAGTTGTTTTGTTTCCTAGCCCTTTTGAGATTGGAGCTGAAACTGTTAGGAGGTGGGTTAGGATCCATCGAACCAAGGGGCCGAGTCTAGAAGTGGGTTTGTTGTTACAGTagtatcagagccggttcaacattCGGACCTAGGGTCTCACATGCTTTGATACCTGTACTTTAAGGAGGTGGATTGTAATACTCTACAAATTTAGTCCTGTATTAAAAATTGTGAAGAATCTTCAAGGTTTGTAAAAGAGGTTATTACATAGACGATTGTCCTGGTTCTTATTTGGGGTTGAAGCCGAAACTGTTATGAGACGAGTTAgaatccgtcgaaccagggagAACCAAGGAGCAGAGCCTAAGAGTGGGTTTGGTTATTACACCTTGCACTGAATGTGTGCGTAAACTTGgtatcacatttttttgaagaacGCGAGTGCTCTTTTCTAAAAAAGTGCTATTCTTGTGCTGATAACCAATTTGAGTATCTTCATGTACATGCTAGGGAGTGAGTTTCTTGCTATGCTTTTTAACTTCCTCATCCTCAAACCTTTTGTTCATCGTTTTGACagctcattgtttttctctttagaTGTTCCTGCCGTTCTCTGCAACTGTCCATCTTATTGCAGCATAGTCATCAAGTTCTCCAGAGTGGTTCATAATTCAAAACACTGGCCTCACAAAATTAAAATCTCTAGTTACCTAGTGACATATGAACTAAAAACACTGTGGTGTGCCTcgagatttaattttaagtgaTAGATCAGGTGAGCTTTGACCCATGTATAATGTGTGCTTCTATCATGATTATATACCCACAGGACCACATCCATGTCACAGTGATATGTGATCTGACTGACGTGGCTTTGGCTTGTCAACTAAAAGCGTGTTTTAGAAAGCGGGCTGTAaaaacattttcctttatttttgaaccaataaaaagttgaaaaaatgaaattaatggaAATGTCATAAACATGTATTTGAAATTACCAAAAGCATGAAAACATGAGCTGTATGTGATAAAATCTGAATCCACCTCCGTGCATGTCATTGTGGATGTGGCTGGGTTCTGCCATGATGCCAATTTTCTTTGTTGCTTGGTCCTGCACCGTGATGGGATCAAGCATTTCATGACAAGGGTTCCCATGTCCATGAGACTGTAATCACCTTCTTGCTGAGGGTGGATATGGAATCGGAGTTTGATAGTGGTTTGTGATTCTTTATCTTGGTGCTGATCATGCACTTGTCTATGTTGTTTTGTTCTGAATCTATCTAAGGATTTAATTTGTCAAGAAAGTTCatagaggaaaaagaaactcGTCACATgttctttgattttttggaAGGTAAATAGAGATTGTAGTTTTCTCTATCCTAAGAGTACCTTTACGCAGTGGATAAATTGCAAACCATCAAAGGGAAATGGTGACCACCTGGTACGGTAATAAATAGAAACTGTATGAAATTTGGAGCTGGTGATAATCATTTTCTTATGTCAAACAGTTATTAGTAGATTACATAATTCCTGCACTTGCTGAAACATCACATAGGGTTTCATGAAAGAACATATAAATTCAAGTATTTgctatttttgttgtttatcttGCGTCTAAAATACGTGTGTATTATATCTTTGAAATGATAGCTATAAAAAAACTTTACTTTCAAGAACAATTGATGGTTGTATAATATCTGATGTTTTCAGGAGCCAGAGAGAGGGAACAAGCTTTTTGTTTCATAAATGTCTTTATCTAGATACCATAGTTCATGTTCCATTGAGGTAATTGGAAcaagcttttttgttttttctacaCACACTAGTGACGCAAACTCATCGTTCAGCCTTACTAGGAGTGGACGTTTCTCTCTGAAAATGCTGTAGTATTTTCAGTGAAGGTCTCGAGATGCAATATGTGGAAGTCATCGTAATAAATTTCTTGGTTCTTTTAATGCTCTCAAGAATCCTACCATCGTCtgatccctttctttttcttatttagaTTTCTGGAATACTTTTAGATCAAGGTCAGGTGTGATTCTGTGAAGTTTCATTGATGAGCTGAAACAAGTGATTACTGATGTAACGACAAGGAAGAGAGCCATCCTTGCTGTCACATTCTcttatttttggaaaatatgtATCGTGTTTATGAACTTTTTATGAATGATGAGATAAATGTTTTGCGACGGTTAAtaattttaagattttcttaATCGCCTATAATTTCAGGTAGGTGATTGCTTCGGCACCTTGAGCAAAATATTCAAGGCAGCCTTTTTGCCATGATGAGTTTGCTTGATATGTAACTCATAGTGGGCTAGTTATGTAGCATAAATGCTACTTTGATATTGTTGCCTCTTCTTGTTAGATACATGTAAACTTAACATGGATATTTTCAGATATAGAGCTTTGAACGGTGCTATAATActactataacaacccgactcATTGGTGGGCTCGAACCCTGGTTCGGcagatcccaacctgcccctAACAATTTcggttctaaaaaaaaaagttaaccaattatttaataatttcatTTATAAGCCATTGAAAATCCATCACAATTCAACACAAGACTAAATTTTCTGGGTGTTATAATTTATCTCCTTTAAAGCACATGTGTTTGGGTGTGTGGGGCctcaggtccgagtgttgaaccgtgCTCTGATAgcactgtaacaacccgactcACTTTTGGCTGAGATCCCTGGCTCGGGCGATCCCAACCTATCGTTTAGCAGTTTCGGTTCTAACATAAAAAAGGATAGAAATTAGGACATCTAACTATCCTCCTCATTCTCTCCACAATCACCTTAGTAATAAGGTTGTATGTATTATTACATAGACGGATGGGGCAAAAATTTGTAATATCTATTGCACATTGCTTTTTAGGAATCAAAAGGATGTGAGTTCGATTAACTTTCCTTACTAAGagtcatatttcaaaaaatcctTGACCACCTCACAAACATTAGTGCCAATGATATCACAAAATTTACGGATAAGATTTTTTCTTTACggcccgtttgatggctggaaatctagaattgaaaatatatttctagaaatatatttcttagaaaaatggaatgagaaaaatcattctgattcccattttgatgtgtgtgtgatgactgagaaatatattttctggaaaaatgaaatgagaaaaatctttccgatcctcattttgatgtgtgtgtgatatttcttagtttgatgaaaaagaaatatatttccacgTTTAGTGGGATGCATCTGGTTCTTGGTGTTCATATACCTCCAATTGAATCCGTTTAGTTTCTTCCTTGATTCTTCCCTTTTAGTTTGCCTACCAATTCCAGCCCACCTTCTACGTCATATGTGGTTCAATCTCCAATTGACTACCAGCATGTCGTACCTCCTGTTTCCTGCTTATGAAATTTTCACCATGTACATTTCCAGATTTCAATCCTATATTGCTCAGTGGTTTTGTTCCCAGTCTAACAACTTTGAAATAGTTGCAAGGGGCCCAATGAATGCCACCACTTTGTGGTCAGTAATCACAATATGTCCAACAACAAAATTCAAACATTAGCTACAACTGCAATGCTTTCAGCATCCTCAGCAAGCAGCTGTAACCACAAAAGGTGAGGGCTGACATGCATCAGATTTGGAGACATGACCACATACATTTGACAAAATGTCATGCCATTGTTTGAACTAAACAACCAACATCTCCCATTACAGCTGCCAAGGATCCAAGCAGTTCATGTTTGCGTTCAATCCGTGCTACAGATCTGTCatcataaaaaaacacatttgcttttgcatttaTCTCAATCCAACTGCAACCTGGCTGCTTGTTTGCTCTCCGTTTCCTCATTAGGGTTCCAATGATTGCAGCATCTCACCACATTCCCCTTGCTGCATACATATTTGAAACAAGTACATGTACTCCATCTATAGGCTGCAAATTCATGACTTTTCTGGAAGCAATTTCTCCCAGATTCAGATTCCCATGAATTCTACATAAACTGAGCAAGGTTTCCCATTCAGTGGTTAAAAGATCATCAGGAATTTCCCTTATAAATTTCACAGCCTCATTGAGGTGACCAGATCTACCAAGAAGGTCAACCATACAGGCACCTAGCATTCCATGCAACTAAATCTCTCTTCAGTCAAAAACTAATGCAGCATCACACAGAATACCACATCTTGAATACATGTAATTGGTGAACTCAAAACCAAAGTATCATGTTCAAAAGAAGATTTGATTGTGCGAAGGTGGACCGTTTCCCCCCATCCTAAAGCAGCAAAAGCAGCACAAACTGAGAGGACAACTGTAAAAGTGCCTTGATCAGGCTGATATCCATCAACAATCATCCCTGGAGAGCCAAAAAAGTGCTTCCCAACTTTGATAACCAGAAATCAGTGTGTTACATGAAATTGTATCTCTTTGAGGCATCACTTCAAACCAATTACATGCATTAGCCATATCACTTTTCATTACATAGCCTTGTAAAATACAATTCCATGACACAGTATCTCGTTTATGCATCTGCACAAACAATTTTGAAGCATCATCAAGCATGCCATTCTTAATGTAACCACTAATCATCGAATTACAGGCCATAACCTCTTTTTGAGTCATCATGACAAACAATATCAATGAGCAACCTGCTAGTGGACATGTTCCTCACTAATTGCACTTGTTTATAGTCAAAATTAGTGCAACGATAGTGGTAGAGCAAAACCAAAATAAACGTAACCACTGCTATCAGAGGCTTCACTCTCAAATGCCTACGTGAAGTGGTGCCTTTGATGCCTCTTTGGTTGATCTTCTGGAGGGGGGGCTTGCAGTTTTCAGAGGCTTCactcgtctttttttttttcgtttactTTTACTCCCTGTGTTTTTCCCCtgcccttttcctttttattgctGTTGACTATTAGTAACCCGAAACCCCATCTTTGGTTTCTGGACAATAACGATGGTAGGCGCCATTATGCACATCTACCATCTTTGGTTTCCTCTTTATACACGCGATTGTAATAAGGACATTGAAACCAGAAAATGTGTGCAGAACGGGCAAGAAACCCGCAGTCAAaaacaacattaaaaaattaagtcaAGCCCTTCACAAAATTAGGCAAAACGGGTCTCCAAGATCATTAAtcagaaaggaaaataacaatAGAGAAAAAGATGGAAGTGGAGGAGGATCAGTTTTAGGAAGCCGCAAAGAAGAAAAACGTCAAGGAAAAGGAGCAAGAGATAAACAGAATAAGAAAGACGCTGTCTACTGCTAGgacgagcgagagagagagtggttgaAGAAACTTctatcaaaaaatgaaaaccgcCACCTGATGAGgacgaagatgagaagaggaagacgaggcaGCAGCAGTGTGAGGCAGTGGTGGAGgacgaagaaaaaaagagaaagacgaGGCAGCGGCACCGtgaggatgaagatgagaagaggagACGAGCAACGTGAGGCAGCCGCAGAGGACGAAGATAAGAAGAGGAAGACCAGGGGAGCCCGACGCAAAGATCCTTGAcgggcaaaaaaatatttttggaaacATTTCTCCACCTCTTGGTTGCGGTGGAAACATGTTTTTGGAGATTTCTTTCCGAAAACGCTTTCAACaagataaaccacaaaatttttaaaaatttgaattttttttttcttgagctACGGGGTTTttcccatcaaacgggccctaaggaTAAGAT
Proteins encoded in this region:
- the LOC116249850 gene encoding anthocyanidin 3-O-glucosyltransferase 7-like; its protein translation is MRSLQVQVPHVALLAFPFTSHGTPMLILAQKLAGMAHDVRFSFFTTSASMASMSEQIAACKDIANLSFHAVPDGLPEGFAFSPQRPEEPVQLFMRSAPDGLRQALAAVPTVSCLISDCFLPLTQDLADELGVPRISFWTAGASSLSVHLYTHLIRDTTDARGLKPESDGDVAVDCIPGLPFLTLQDLPEGVVSGRLDSPFSLLLEDVARTAPRSSAIIVNTFDAFESFSLPAIRNKVPACLFVGPLYRQTETADDHHGCLPFLNSHQPNSVIYVCFGTVVDLLLPKHELVGLAEGLESSGQPFLWSLKPERQADLPAGFVDRVKGRGLLVPWAPQPLVIRHASTAVFFFHVGYNSLLENLVDGVPMICRSAWADNHVNSRLVERVLGTGLRLRGGTCTKESVEEAIRLLLHEGEGKAMREKVGYWKSKAQDAMAPGGSSIENLKALLQILRGAGPNGSVM